The DNA window CCGTTGCCCCAGTTGTCAATCTCATAGATGAACCCTCTGTGCCTGATCGCGAACCCGCGTGCGACGTCCTTGCTCTTCGATGCGGCGATCAGACCGTTCCCGCCAGCTAGATGCTTTTCGAGACTCATCTCCGGATTCCGCGCGGTCATGCCGTCCTCGAATATCTTCTCCGTCAGCCGGCCGTCGCCCCGAAACAGCGGCGGTACCTCTTTGGTTACGTGTCCAGCAGTCCCTTTGCCAGGTGTAGGTGCTTTCGCCGAGACACGCGCCTTCGTGCTCTCCGCTGCTTTGGCCAGTGCTCCGGTGACGCGCTTGCCGCCAGAGGCCACGGCGCTCGACCCGCCGGATCCCAACGCCGCGAGGATGTCCGGAACAAGGCGGCCGAAGGCCCGTTCGGGGTTGGATACCCAGGTTTCCCAGTCCACCGCCGACTTGACGAACCCGAGCGGATCCTGAACGCCTGCGATGACGGCTTGGGCGACGTCGTTGGCGTCGCGCTCCCACCCCATGTAGTCGAAGATGATGCGGTTGGGGGTGTACTTCAGGACCATCTCGCCTAACCCGGTCACGCCCTCGACAGCCCCCTTGGCGAGTTCGATCGCCGGGTCTCCGGAGTTCAGGTTCGGGTCGAAGGCGGCTTGGAGCTGCTGGCCCAGGCGGTCCCGGATTCCTCCTGCGACGGGAAGCACTGCGCCAGGGGCAAGAAGCGACTCGTCGACCATGACAGGCTTACCGCCGTTGAACAGTTCCGGCTTGTCGAGTTCCATCCGCTCCAAGAGCAGTAATCGCCGGTTGATCTCCGGGCCTTGTTGTCCGGCCCAAGCGGCTACCTGGCGGATCTGGTTGGCCGGCATCGGTGATAACCAAGCCCCGCGCAGCAGCTCCCATAACTCGTCGCCAATGGAGCCGAGTGAGGTTTCGGCCGCTTGCATGGCCGCCTTCAGCGCTCGGACGCCTCCGGTACTACATCGGTAGATCTTTAAGCTATTCGCCATCATGACGGTGCGTGTATAGGCGATGGTCTGCAAGTGACCTTGTGTCTCACCTACGATCTCGTC is part of the Nonomuraea coxensis DSM 45129 genome and encodes:
- a CDS encoding scabin-related ADP-ribosyltransferase, which codes for MQTIAYTRTVMMANSLKIYRCSTGGVRALKAAMQAAETSLGSIGDELWELLRGAWLSPMPANQIRQVAAWAGQQGPEINRRLLLLERMELDKPELFNGGKPVMVDESLLAPGAVLPVAGGIRDRLGQQLQAAFDPNLNSGDPAIELAKGAVEGVTGLGEMVLKYTPNRIIFDYMGWERDANDVAQAVIAGVQDPLGFVKSAVDWETWVSNPERAFGRLVPDILAALGSGGSSAVASGGKRVTGALAKAAESTKARVSAKAPTPGKGTAGHVTKEVPPLFRGDGRLTEKIFEDGMTARNPEMSLEKHLAGGNGLIAASKSKDVARGFAIRHRGFIYEIDNWGNGKGVEYRKGFKHLKPEQEIFFTRIEPGQIRGAWKLGKLGEPDTWIPNPHYVPRGEHVPTGSGKAR